A window of Nerophis lumbriciformis linkage group LG21, RoL_Nlum_v2.1, whole genome shotgun sequence genomic DNA:
tGCCTGTCATAATTTAcgatatgtttttttccaaaaaatgcaTATGCACACTTTTAACAAGTGCATTGATAAAGAGATAAAAACATTGATAAAACTATACCCGACATAGTTTATGGATGAGTTtattcgattaatcggataaaacacttcATAGACTCAAAGTGTGTTTATAATAAATGCATATGTAcactttaacatgtgtgcattaataaagagataaaaacatatataaaactaTACATAGTCTATGGATAAGTTtattcgattaatcggataaaacacttcATAGCCTCAATGTGTGTGTCTAATAAATGTGTAtgcacacttttaacatgtgtgtattacaaaaaaaatacagaaaaacccTATTTCCTATTTAATCTATGGATGAGTCATtttgattaatcaagtaatcggaAACTATATAAGGCTTCATCTATGGACgactttgttcgattaatcgagaaaTGTGATACGACACTTCATAGGGAAAATAAGttgaaataacaaaaaaacatttctgcTTGTCACAATTGACAATATTTGTTCTTCTAATAAATGCATATGCACATGTTTAatatgtgtgcattaataaacagataaaaacataaataaaactatAACCGATGAGTTTATTCGATTAatcggacaaaacacttcaatgtGTGTTtgtaataaatgcattaaaaaaatacacaaaaaaactaTTTCCTATTTAATCTATGGGTGAGTCATtttgattaatcaagtaatcggGAAAAAACATGCTTCGTTTTCGTCaaaaatagttgaacgttttttTTTGTCTGCCTGTCATAATCTGCCTTCTTTTTGTCTAACAAATGCATATTTATGACATTAAaatcacttttaacatgtgtgcatcaatttaaaaaaaagcattaaaaaaacaaacttaatcTAGCGATGAGTTTgtcagataaaacacacttcaCAGCTCCATGCGTGTTTTAGTCGAAATTGTTGAAATAAACGTCGATATTTTTCCCCCTGTTTGTCATTTCATAACAAATAAATAATCGTATGCCATTCAAAGTTCCGGTCACTCCCATTTGTTTttgcaacgattaatcgaagcaacaataaatcatgtatttatttcTAATCGTTTAATGGTTTCAGGTTTTAGTAACATGGCACCAAAACAAACTTTAAAGCTTGTTGCTACACAACacatgaaacatccatccatccatccgattttctaccgcttgtccctatgctCCCGTGTTAATGTTTTGTAAGTACGACATTATGAACGTTTACATGCACAGTGGTCTCAGTGTATCAATTGGAGCTGAGTAATTACCGTCATGGTGGTAATAAACATCACATAAAACAGTCCTTGGCTGTGTTATTCGTGCTGCTCCTgctgtgattttttcccccccaaaaaacgccACATTTGTCAGTAAACCCTCGCACAACATTGCCATTGAACGAAAAGTCCAAATAGGACTTTTAGTGGCGTCTAAGAGAGAGGAAAAGGTGGTGTGGGTCTCTCTCAGTTTGTTGCTTATATACCAAACAAAGAGTGCTGGAAGCCTGGGCGCGATCAATCTTACTCGCCAAAAGGTCTGACAGCTCGGTGCCCTCACAACACATTTAAGGCTTCTAACTCTCCCCCGGATCAAATGCGGCCAGGAAGTCGGCGAGAAACACTGGCCACTCAGACGAGCTGCATCCCCGCTCCCACATACTTCTCCCGGCTGTCGCTGGAGGGATCTTTGCAGAGATAAATAGCGTTCGAGCAAGGCGCGGTCTCCTTGCTCGGGGAGGCATTGAACGCACCACGGGTGAGTACCAGCGCTCCACCTGGCTTTTTCTCCATTTATCGGCGGAAAAACGGCATTTTTTTGTGCTTATTTGGTCGCGGTAACGTAGGAAACGGTGCCTTtttttcctcctcttctttttGCAAGCTTTGTGTGCGAGGAGTGGGTGGAAAGCTTTTTAGTCCGCCTACACACATTACAGCAGGCAAGGTTAACAGTGCTTTCCCGTGGAGCAAAAACgcgagaaaaacaaaacaaaaaaggaagGTATTGTTGTGGGTAAAATATGAAATGTTAtgatgtagtgtggaggcagaagTGCAAGGTTTGACACGACATGCTTGCTTCAATTGTTCCCTGCTAACCATATGTCATGCAGGCCGGAATGCCCTCTTAAATCAATCATAGTCACCTtttgtacaataaaaaaaacaaaaaaaaacagcagctgtGCAGCATATGCACATTTTaacaaatattttaattaaatccCGCCGCTTGTATTTAATTGTCTAATTTTGCTAataaatattgttgttgttttttgcttgtGATTCTGCAGCGTCCTTTctggaaattcccccttcaaaacgagCGCTCATTTAGATTGTTGTCTGTGCTTGCAGAAGCTCCAGAAAGCTGACGTTTTTATGGTTATGGATGTGGCCGCGCTGCCGaggggagaggaggaggaggatgaggaggaggaaggCCACCCGAGAGTTGTCTTCACGTCTCGCCGGCAGCAGAAAGGACAGAAATGATGCATTTGGCTCGGCCGTTTTAAGTGAATGAGATGAAAATGaataagaaaatgtaaaatattttcgAATGCATTctgccattttttaaatatattttcaacattttttttttcatttttcctaATCAAATGCACCCTTATTTTGAACGAATTTTTGCattctttttaaataaataaaaaatatttttgtattttatttgaactttttTGGATCGGATTTTTGCATTTAAGTATTTTTACGAATTTttgcattacaaaaaaatatatatcttattTGAATTTTTTGGATCGGATTTTTGCAttgaagtatttaaaaaaaatcaaatgcattCTGTTGGTCCccaaattaaaacaaatgtgcCTCGATtgtatttcatttgttttatttacttctTCGAACTGGAGCAGCATGGAATGTATATGAAGGGGGGATTGACGTGTTTgttctcattcatatatataaaaaaaacaacaaaaaaacagataAAATGTGTCCTTCTTTGCACCGTTATTGCGTCGATTGATTGATTTTACATGATGTGAGGAcaatatcaaataaaaaatagcTCCTCGAAGAAGAAAAAGGGGTGAAAATGGAGCCTGCTGTTCGAGTAAGGAGAGGGAGGGAAAAACTGAGCTTCAAATAATACTAGAGGACTATTTTGTAAcactaaacaaaataaataacatcAGAAAATCCAAAGAAGCAAAGgcagtctatttaaaaaaaggctttccCCTCGACTATCCTTTCACAAGTGCAACAAAATGCAAACAAATAATCTTCAAATGCGGATAAATAAgttcacattgaaaaataaaagcaATACCATGTTCATAATACCCTGTTTGAatttaaaaacaaagaaaaatagaTTAAATAGGCCTATCGTGAATgtctttgggggggggggggggggggggggatgattATTTATCCTATTCGCTACGTCACACATGGTCAAACTAAAGGGAGGGAAAGGTGTGGAGGGACACAAAGAAAGGCGGTGATACGGTCCGGAGGCGGCTCGGAGACAATGGGCGGAGTGATACAAAGTGCGCCACGCCGCTACAGATGCGTCAGTTTGGGCGCCTCCTGGATTCTTCCCTGAGAGTATTGCGGCGTAAGGTCCGTGTAGGTCGGCGTGGGCTCGCACACCGCGTGCTGCTGCCCGCCGCCCATCGTGATTGCTCCGTTGTAGTCCATGTTGGAGGACGGCGGGTGCGGGAGGTGCGTGAGGCCGAACACGGACGCCCCGGAGTTGGGCATGGGTTCGATGTAGCCTCCCCCGACGTAGACGGGGCTGCCCTGCATGTGCGCGCCGTAGTTGCCTCCCTGCAGGGCGTGCGCGTCATACTCGGGCGTGGCCGAGTCGGGGTACCGCTTCTGGGGGTTTAACGGCGGGGGGTATGACGTCATGCCGTACGCGTTCGGGTGAGCCTTGCCGTACGACGTCGGCGACTGGGACTCATAAGGAACACTGTTTACCAGAGAATGCATAGAGCTGAGGTATACGCCGCCGCCGCCGGACGACGGGCCCACCGGGCTCCTCGGGGACTGACCCCCCGGGGAGGGCATCATCCCGACCCCTTTCTGATCCTTCTTGTATTTCATCCTGCGGTTCTGGAACCAGATCTTGATCTGTCTCTCCGTGAGGTTGAGCAGGTTGGCCATCTCCACCCTGCGGGGCCTGCAGAGGTACCGGTTGAAGTGGAACTCCTTCTCCAGCTCCACCAGCTGGGCGCTGGTGTAGGCAGTCCGGGCCCTCTTGGAGGCGGCAGACCCGGGAGGACTCTTGTCTCCGGGGCAACTCTCCACTGTGGTGGGGGGaggaagaggggggggggggggggtaatcagTAATCTAGACAGGACAGTGAAATCACGTGACAACACCCCCCCACTGAATGAGGGTTAGCTTCAAAGTACTTTTTACAACTGAAGGCAGTAACCTGCAtaaaaccagcgtcctctgcagtggacatgtgttttgcatagcatgactttaaaaaaaatttaaaaagtgtaactttgacaaaataaatacacccaaaacaaatgtccactacagtggacgctggttctcatgGATTATGCTAAAAGCAATCAAAATGCacacagcgtcctctgcagtggacatttgtgttatgCATAGCatgactttgaaaaaaaaaaaagggaaaaaaagtgtaactctgacaaaagaaatacaccaaaaacaaatgtccactacagtggacgctagTTCTCATGGGTTATGCTAAAAGCAATCAAAGTGCatgcagcgtcctctgcagtgaacATTTAAGTTTTGCATatcatgactttaaaaaaaaaaaaaaaaaaaaaagtgtaactttgacaaaataaatacaccCAAAACAAATGTCAACTACAGTAGACGCTGGTTATCATGGGTTATGCTAAAAGCAATCAAACCCACCTGCATGCAGTGTCCTCTGccggacatttgtgttttgttgacttattaaaaaaagtgtaactctgacaaaataaatacaccaaaaacaaatgtccactccagtggacgctggttctcattGGCTATTCTAAAATAAATCAAAGCCACCTGCatgcagcgtcctctgcagtggacatttgtgttttgcatatcattactttttgtttaaaaaaaagtgtacctctgacaaaagaaataaaccaaaatcaaatgtccactacagtggacgctggtGTTCATGGGATATGCCAACTGCAtgcaacgtcctctgcagtggacatgtgtgttttGCATAtcatgacttaaaaaaaaaaaaaaaaaaaaaaaaaaaaaaaaaaagagtagctcTTACAAAATGAATAAACCAaaagcaaatgtccactacagtggacactgGTTCTCATTGGTTATGTTTAAAGCAATCAATGCCACCTGCAtgcgtggacatttgtgttttgcatatcgttacttttttttaaagggtaactccgacaaaataaataaaccataagcaaatgtccactacagtggacactgGTTTTAATGGGTTATGCTAAAAGCAACCAATGTCCCCTGCatgcagcgtcctctgcagtggacatttgtattttgcACAACATTACTTTTTTGTTTCAAAAATGTGTacgtctgacaaaagaaatacaccaaaacaaatgtccactacagtggacgctggttctcattGGTTATGTTTAAAGGAAAACAAATGCTACTGCATgctgtgtcctctgcagtggacatttgtgttttgcatatcatgcacctctgacaaaataaataaaccataaGCAAATGTCCACTATAGTGGACGCTGGTTTTAATGGGTTATGCTAAAAAGAAATCAATGCCACCTGCatgcagcgtcctctgcagtggacatttgtgttttgcatatcatgactttttttttttttaaagggcacctctgacaaaataaataaaccataagcaaatgtccactacagtggacgctggttTTAATGGGTTATGCTAAAAGCAATCAATGCCACCTGCAtgcaacgtcctctgcagtggacatttgtgttttgcatatcatgactttaaaaaaagaagtagatgtgtaactctgacaaaagaaatacaccaaaaacaaatgtccactacagtggacgctggttctcattGGTTATGCTAAAAGCAGTATATGTCACCATgctgcgtcctctgcagtggacaattgtgcTTTGTGCAACTTATTTTTCAATGTATAACTGCAACCACATAAATCAACCAAGTAAGTATAACAGGATAGGATACATATGCTAAAAGCAATCTAATGTACACCAAAAACAAGTTTTCTCCAAAATGAATACCTCTGACCAAAGaaaatcaataaattaaaatgtccactgcagtggacgctgctTCTCCAAGTCAAAGATGCTAAAAGCAATCCCATGTCAGATATCCTCACACAGTTGTTTTTACTGTATTTCTTTCGTCAGTGTTGTTTCAGAAAAAATCTGACTTGTTTTGCcaaacacacatgtccactgcagtggacactagCTCTCATGGGTTAAAAATGCTACAAGCACTCAAAAGTAGGTCAATATATTCCCTTCAGAACCACCTTCCTCTGCAGCAGGCATTTGTTTTTGCAAAACAGGGCTATTTTCTTCTACAAAATGACTAAAGAaaccaaacaaatgtccactgtagtggactctGGCTCTACAAGCGATCCCAATATATTCCCCTCAGAAATAACTTCCTCTGGAGTGgactatttttgttttgttttttaattaaaagggtAGTTAATTTCAAAAATAAGCTTTGTTATgccaaacacaaatgtccactacagttgACGCTAGTTCTGATGggttaaaaatgctaaaaacaatcCAAAGTAGGTCAATTTGTATTATTCAGAACCAGCATCTCATGCAGTGGAGATTTGATTTTGCATAACAAGGCTGTTTTTGCCACAAAATGTAcacctctgacaaaataaataaaccacaaacaaatgtccactctaGTGGACACTGACTCTCATGGGTTAAAGATGCTGAATTAAATCCAATGTAGGTCAACATATTCTCCTCAGAACCAgtctcctctgcagtggacatcgaTGTTTTGCGtaacagtagttttttttttttcaaattgtgtGACTCTGACCAAAGAAATAAACCGAATACAAATGTATTCGGTTTATTCACATTGTTGGTCAATATATCCTCCTGCACTTATTTTTAGTCTAATTCTTCTGTCAGTGTTATTTTGGGAAAGATTTGCCTCGTTATgccaaacacaaatgtccactgcagtggacgcgagTTCTCACGGGTTAAAGACGCTAAAAACAAcccaatgtaggtcaatatattcCCCTCAGAACCACCGTCCTCTTCACGGGTTAAAGACGCTAAAAACAAcccaatgtaggtcaatatattcCCCTCAGAACCACCGTCCTCTTCAGTGTAACTCTGAGCCAAGAAATAAACcaaatacaaatgtccactgcagtggacgcttgtTCTCTTAGGTTAAAGACGCTAAAAGGAAcccaatgtaggtcaatatattcCCCTCAGAACcaccgtcctctgcagtggacatttgtgttttgcataacatgactttttttttcaaatgtgtaactctgacccaAGAAATAAACcaaatacaaatgtccactgcagtggacgccggTTCTGATGTGTACTCAAAGCAATAACAAAGTAAGTCAATCTATTCCCCTCAGAACCATAGAAATATGTTTTTTCTTAACAAGGCTAGGGTTTTTTTTAACCCGAAATGTATAActcttacaaaataaataaagcaaacacaaatgtccactgcagtggacgcttgtTCTCATAGATTAAAGACGCTAAAAGCAAcccaatgtaggtcaatatattcCCCTCAGAACCACCgttctctgcagtggacatttgtgttttgcgtaacatgacttttttttcaaatgtgtaactctgaccaaagaaataaaatgaatacaactgtccactgcagtggacgctggttcttatGTGTACACTATGTTCAAagcaaacacaaatgtccactgcagtggacgcttgtTATAGgttaaagatgctaaaagcaaTCCAGTGTAGGTTTACCGTATTCCCTTCAGAACCATTATTGTCTGCAAAAACAGAAGAGGAGAGTTTTTTTCTCCGAAATGACAAAAGAAATAACAAAacatatgtccactgcagtggacgctggttctcatgTGTTCAAGCAAGCAAATGTGAGTCAATATATTCTCCTCGGGACCAGCattctctgcagtggacatttgtctttttgtttcaaaatgtgtaactctgacaaaataaatcaaccaatcacaaatgtccactgcagtggacaatggGTATCACAGTTCAACAATGCTAAAATAAGTCCAAAGCCACTCAAAACATCCTCGTACAGCTATTTTTGCTAAATTTTTTATGTCAGTGTTATTCCGGGAATGCGTTgccttgttatgcaaaacacaaatgtccactgcagtggacgctagtTCTCATGTGTTAAATATGCTAAATGCAATctaatgtaggtcaatatatcgtcttCAGGAACAGCGTCCTCTGGAAGGAATCTTTATTTCTGCATAAAAGGACAGTTTTTCTCTGAAATGTAtatctctgacaaaagaaataacacaaatgtccactgcagtggacgctggtgcTCATGTGTTTGAGATGCTAAAACCAATCAAATGAGGGCCAATATATTCTCTTCGGGACCaggattcaggattttttttttcttttcaaaatgtgtaactcttgacaaaataaatcaacccaacacaaatgtccactgcagcggACACTGGGTATCACAGTTCAACGATGCTAAAATAAGTCCAAAGCCAGTCAAAATATCCTCGTGTagctgtttttggtctattttttctGCCAGTGTTATTTCGGGAATGCGCTGCCTTGTTATgctaaacacaaatgtccactgcagtggacgctagtTCTCATGTGTTAAGGATGCTAAATGCAATCTAATGTAGGTCAGTATATATTGTCTTCAGAACCAGCTTTCTGCATAAGAGGACAGTTTTTCTCCCCCAAAAGGTATACCTGTGACAAAATAAATAacgaaacaaatgtccactgtagtggacgctggttctcatgGGTTAGAGATGCTCAAGTAAGATATCAAGCTCAGTGTATCCTGTATTTGCTTTTGCTCGATTTCTTATGTCAGTGTTATTTCAGGAAAAAAAGCAGACTTGTTATgccaaacacaaatgtccactgcagtggacgctggtcaTCATAGGTTAAAGATACTAAACTCAATCCAATACCAGTCAATTTCTTGTCATGCAGCAAATATTTGCTCTATTTCTTCTTCCAATATTATTTTGcctttttatgacaaacacaaatgtccactgtagtggacgctggttctcatgGGTTAGAGATGCTACAATAACATATCAAGCTCAGTATATCCTGTATTTGTCTTTGCTCTATTTCTTATGTCAGTGTTATTTCAGAAAAAGCACAGACTTGTTATGCcatacacaaatgtccactgcagtggacgctagtACTCAtgtattaaagatgctaaaagcaatcaaatgtaggtcaatatatcgtcttCAGGACCAACGTCCTCTGCAAGGAACTTTTGTTTCTGCATAAGAGGACAATTTCTCTCCCAAAGGTATACCTGTGACAAAATAAATAacgaaacaaatgtccactgtagtggacgctggttctcgtGGGTTAGAGATGCCAAACTAAGATATCAAGCTCAGTATATCCTGTAGTTTTTTTTGCTCGATTTCTTATGTCAGTGTTATTTCAGGAAAAAAAGCAGACTTCTTATgccaaacacaaatgtccactgcagtggacgctggtcaTCATAGGTTAAAGATGCTAAACTCAATCCAATGCCAGTCAATTTATTGTCAGGCAGCAATGTTTGTTATATTTCTTCTGCCAGTATAATTTTGGGATTGGTTTGACTTGTTACgccaaacacaaatgtccactgtagtggacgctgaTTCTCATGGGTTAGAGATGCTACAATAACATATCAAGCTCAGTATATCCTGTATTTGTCTTTGCTCTATTTCTTATGTCAGTGTTATTTCAGGAAAAAAAGCAGACTTCTTATgccaaacacaaatgtccactgcagtggacgctagtCATCATAGGTTAAAGATGCCAAACTCAATCCAATACCAGTCAATTTCTTGTCATGCAGCAACGaggatatttaattatttttgccTTGTTATgccaaacacaaatgtccactgcagtggacgctagtCATCATAGGTTAAAGATGCCAAACTAAATCCAATACCAGTCATTTCATTTTCATGCAGCAATGTTTGCTCTATTTCTTTTGCAAGTATTATTTTGCCTTGTTAcgaaaaacacaaatgtccactgcagtggacgctggttctcatgGGTTAGAGATGCTACAATAACATATCAAGCTCAGTGTATCCTGTATTTGTTTTTGCTCGATTTCTTATGTCTGTGTTATTTCAGAAAAAGCGCAGACTTGTTATGCcatacacaaatgtccactgcagtggacgctagtCATCATAGGTTAAAGATGCTAAACTCAATCCAATACCAGTCAAtttattgtcatgcagcaatatttGCTCTATTTCTTCTTACAGTATTATTTTGcctttttatgacaaacacaaatgtccactgtagtggacgctggttctcgtGGGTTAGAGATGCTAAAGTAAGATATCGAGCTCAGTATATCCTGTAGTAGTTTTTGCTTGATTTCTTATGTCAGTGTTATTTCAGGAAAAAGTGCAAACTTGTTATGCcatacacaaatgtccactgcagtggacgctggtcaTCATAGTGTAAAGATGCTAAACTCAATCCAATACCAGTCAATTtcttgtcatgcagcaatatttGCTGTATTTCTTCTTCCAGTATTATTTTGCCTTGTTATgccaaacacaaatgtccactgtagtggacgctggttctcatgGGTTAGAGATGCTACAATAACATATCAAGCTCGGTATATCCTGTATTTGTTTTTGCTCTATTTCTTATGTCAGTGTTATTTCAGAAAAAAAGCAGACTTGTT
This region includes:
- the hoxa3a gene encoding homeobox protein Hox-A3a, whose product is MQKASYYDSSAIYSGYPYQSANGFSYDANHVQYPRASHVESDYHRPACSLQSTDGSVALHKPAEMAESCDAAAGVQAAPSEVRHPESAVHEAPPAPSQSPGLQNSSAGQASAKSGSPTSGPRGKQIFPWMKESRQNTKQKPANSASSVESCPGDKSPPGSAASKRARTAYTSAQLVELEKEFHFNRYLCRPRRVEMANLLNLTERQIKIWFQNRRMKYKKDQKGVGMMPSPGGQSPRSPVGPSSGGGGVYLSSMHSLVNSVPYESQSPTSYGKAHPNAYGMTSYPPPLNPQKRYPDSATPEYDAHALQGGNYGAHMQGSPVYVGGGYIEPMPNSGASVFGLTHLPHPPSSNMDYNGAITMGGGQQHAVCEPTPTYTDLTPQYSQGRIQEAPKLTHL